A genomic segment from Alistipes senegalensis JC50 encodes:
- a CDS encoding DUF262 domain-containing protein, whose product MKISITQVPQADELSKVILAVEAVSQENTTDKRIADYVGFTDRQGRYYRLAAEILGLLTNDRHYNHASLTDAGRELIVLDESNRLKKIRTILKENILFKTVLGEIEGSRQGLSRDELLAFLYQTIDGSESTIQRRLSTIINWLTYSSLIVTDFRETTEEKDRDTVYKINDLLDETDFITPEDFRDSIYPSNYSNEELDIKELHTMVVSILRRKEQGKIIVPEFQRNHVWKPQQKSRFIESLILNIPIPPFYVSQDLEGKWIMVDGLQRSTAIFEFLNNKYPLVGLEALPNLNEKLYNQLDDDLKSRIEEREMLFYILKPSVPMSIVYDIFNRINSNGTTLTRQEIRNCIYSGPATRLLAKLADHRIFKEAIDGGISPLRMKDQEAVLRFFAFSANGALDEYNGDLDDFLGKTMRNINRMNQSQLEKLSNSFFRTMKFSFDFFGEHNFRLPTEKSRGVINIALFEVISVFFDKLSDEELLENKEKIIYNYYNVLLPDEEFKNSIRNATNNIRNVRMRFHKTFSILNPRGDDQTFSN is encoded by the coding sequence ATGAAAATCTCGATCACACAAGTTCCTCAAGCTGATGAATTAAGCAAAGTTATACTCGCAGTAGAGGCTGTTTCTCAAGAAAATACGACCGATAAAAGAATAGCTGACTATGTGGGATTTACAGATAGACAGGGGCGTTACTACCGCTTGGCGGCAGAGATTCTGGGTTTATTAACCAATGATCGGCATTATAATCATGCTTCTTTGACTGATGCCGGTCGCGAACTTATTGTGCTAGATGAATCCAATAGGCTGAAGAAGATAAGAACAATATTAAAGGAAAACATCCTTTTTAAAACTGTATTGGGAGAAATAGAGGGTTCTCGTCAGGGCTTATCTAGGGATGAACTGCTCGCATTTCTCTACCAGACCATCGATGGTTCTGAATCCACCATACAGAGACGTCTAAGTACGATTATAAACTGGCTGACCTACTCCTCGCTTATTGTGACCGACTTCCGGGAAACAACAGAAGAAAAAGATAGAGATACGGTATACAAGATAAACGACTTGCTCGATGAAACGGACTTCATTACGCCTGAAGATTTCAGGGATAGTATCTATCCCTCAAACTACAGCAACGAAGAGTTAGATATAAAGGAACTCCACACTATGGTGGTCAGTATTTTAAGGAGAAAGGAACAGGGAAAGATCATTGTTCCCGAATTCCAGAGAAATCATGTGTGGAAACCGCAGCAGAAAAGCAGGTTTATCGAATCATTAATCCTAAATATCCCCATCCCTCCCTTTTATGTCAGTCAGGATTTGGAAGGGAAATGGATTATGGTTGATGGGTTACAACGTTCGACTGCAATATTCGAATTTCTGAACAACAAATACCCACTGGTTGGCCTGGAGGCACTTCCCAATTTGAACGAGAAATTATACAACCAACTAGACGATGATCTCAAAAGTCGCATAGAAGAACGGGAGATGTTGTTTTACATTTTGAAACCTTCTGTGCCTATGTCGATCGTATACGATATCTTCAACCGAATCAATTCGAACGGCACTACTCTCACTCGGCAGGAAATCAGAAATTGTATTTATAGCGGCCCAGCCACTCGACTGTTGGCTAAACTTGCTGATCATCGTATTTTCAAAGAAGCAATTGATGGGGGAATTTCGCCTTTGAGAATGAAGGATCAAGAAGCAGTATTGAGGTTTTTTGCATTTTCAGCAAATGGAGCTTTAGATGAATACAACGGTGATTTGGATGATTTTCTGGGCAAGACTATGAGAAACATCAATAGAATGAATCAAAGTCAATTGGAAAAATTATCCAATAGCTTTTTCCGAACAATGAAGTTCTCTTTCGATTTTTTCGGTGAACATAATTTCCGGCTTCCGACAGAGAAAAGTAGGGGCGTTATCAATATAGCCCTTTTTGAAGTGATCTCTGTTTTCTTCGATAAACTATCGGACGAAGAACTTCTTGAGAATAAAGAAAAGATTATTTATAACTATTATAATGTTTTGTTGCCTGACGAGGAGTTTAAAAATTCTATACGGAATGCAACAAATAACATCCGCAACGTCAGAATGAGATTTCATAAAACTTTTAGTATTTTAAATCCCCGAGGTGATGATCAAACATTTAGCAATTAA
- a CDS encoding Dam family site-specific DNA-(adenine-N6)-methyltransferase translates to MTRKKDVYIVGADQPVKPFLKWAGGKTQLIDEIAKFIPQEFNTYIEPFLGGGALFFHLRPPKAILADLNPELINCYKVVREKIDDLIVNLKNLSNDKDLYYEIRGWDLSKLSDVERAVRFIYLNRTCYNGLYRENKKGEFNVPFGKYKNPTICDEERLYQAHYALQNAKLICANYSTVLRRYAQYNDFIFLDPPYVPIGNYSDFKRYTKDSFYDADHIELRDEFKRLVNIGAKVILTNSNTGFVHELYNNYESKVVNTKRLISSDISTRTGQDLIIHAVNGKKRLTRTEELLENFPGTRYMGSKYKLLPFLWDSIKDLEFSSVLDAFSGSGCVSYMLKQKGIKVISNDFMSFSAIFCKALVENSTVRVDDKDKELLVQPNKNAGNFIQNTFKGLYFDDVDNDFLDNLVANIPLLNNEYKIAIAYAAIARACLKKRPRGIFTYVGTKYDDGRRDLSLSLKEHFLENIDCFNAAVFSNGQQNKSFNQNIFDLNEKADLVYFDPPYLTSKSDNDYTRRYHFVEGLVKNWQDLEIDYSTKTKKFKKYISPFDSKRTVNNALDQLFSRHKNSILVVSYSSNSIPSKEEMMELLKKYKEDVELKEIDYTYSFGNQHCKMKDNANKVKEYLFIAK, encoded by the coding sequence ATGACACGTAAAAAAGATGTATATATAGTCGGAGCTGATCAACCCGTAAAACCCTTTCTTAAATGGGCAGGAGGGAAGACACAATTAATTGATGAAATTGCAAAATTTATTCCTCAAGAGTTCAATACGTATATTGAACCGTTTCTTGGAGGAGGAGCTCTATTTTTTCATTTGCGGCCGCCAAAAGCAATTTTAGCAGATCTGAACCCGGAATTGATTAATTGCTATAAAGTAGTCCGTGAAAAAATAGATGACTTGATAGTAAATTTAAAGAATCTTTCAAATGATAAAGATCTTTATTATGAAATTAGAGGTTGGGACTTGTCTAAATTGTCCGATGTGGAAAGAGCGGTTAGGTTTATATATTTGAATCGTACATGTTATAATGGGCTATATCGAGAGAATAAAAAAGGAGAATTTAATGTTCCATTCGGAAAATACAAAAATCCAACTATTTGTGATGAGGAACGACTGTATCAAGCACATTATGCTTTGCAAAATGCAAAATTGATTTGTGCAAATTATTCTACAGTATTGAGACGTTATGCCCAATATAATGATTTTATTTTTCTAGATCCACCCTATGTTCCTATAGGCAATTACTCTGATTTTAAGCGATATACTAAAGATTCATTTTATGATGCGGATCATATTGAGTTGAGAGATGAATTCAAACGACTTGTGAATATCGGAGCAAAAGTAATCCTGACGAATTCTAATACCGGTTTTGTTCATGAATTATATAACAATTATGAGTCTAAGGTTGTTAATACCAAAAGGCTTATAAGTAGCGATATATCTACCCGTACAGGGCAGGATCTAATTATTCATGCTGTAAATGGAAAGAAACGTTTAACACGAACAGAAGAATTGTTAGAAAACTTTCCGGGAACAAGATATATGGGAAGTAAGTATAAATTATTGCCATTTCTGTGGGATTCAATTAAAGACCTTGAATTTTCATCGGTTTTAGATGCTTTCTCCGGAAGCGGATGTGTATCCTATATGTTGAAACAGAAAGGAATAAAAGTTATTTCAAATGATTTCATGTCTTTCTCTGCTATTTTCTGTAAAGCATTAGTGGAAAATTCTACTGTACGAGTAGATGATAAGGATAAAGAGTTATTGGTTCAACCAAATAAAAATGCAGGCAACTTTATACAAAATACATTTAAAGGTCTATATTTTGATGATGTTGATAATGATTTTCTGGATAATTTGGTCGCAAACATTCCATTGTTGAACAATGAATATAAAATTGCAATAGCTTATGCTGCCATAGCTAGGGCATGTCTAAAAAAACGGCCCAGGGGCATATTTACTTATGTTGGAACAAAATATGATGATGGCCGTCGTGATTTATCATTATCTCTCAAGGAGCATTTTTTGGAAAATATAGATTGTTTTAATGCAGCTGTTTTTTCAAATGGACAACAAAATAAATCATTCAATCAAAACATTTTTGATCTGAATGAAAAAGCAGACTTGGTTTATTTTGATCCACCCTATTTAACCTCCAAATCCGATAACGATTATACGAGACGATATCATTTTGTCGAAGGATTGGTCAAAAACTGGCAAGATTTGGAGATTGATTATAGTACAAAAACTAAAAAATTCAAAAAGTATATTTCTCCTTTTGATTCGAAACGTACGGTAAATAATGCACTTGATCAATTGTTCTCTCGACATAAAAACAGTATATTAGTCGTATCATATTCATCTAATTCGATACCTTCAAAAGAAGAGATGATGGAGTTACTAAAAAAATATAAAGAAGACGTTGAACTTAAAGAAATAGACTATACGTATTCTTTTGGTAATCAGCATTGCAAAATGAAAGATAATGCGAATAAGGTAAAGGAATATTTATTTATTGCGAAATAA
- a CDS encoding type II toxin-antitoxin system HipA family toxin: MVTQRDIYVYMDWPEDAEPVYMGVLHSEMIWGKEVFSYENDPAWLAHPRFRALDPDLSAFAGKQYQPSDKSNFGLFLDSAPDRWGRTLMRRREAINARLQDRKPRTLTESDYLMGVYDGNRMGALRFKFSKEGEFMDNERSLATPPWASIRELEHASLQIEREDHVDTPEHTRWIDMLVAPGSSLGGARPKANVVDENGRLWIVKFPSAGDTKDSGAWEMVTAELARSCGIEMSECRAQRFGSRHHSFMTERFDRTDTGRRIHFASAMTLLGYTDGASHTEGASYLELAEWIIANCDDTDRNLEQLWRRIVFNIAVSNCDDHLRNHGFILTPQGWRLSPAYDLNPDEYGIGLKLNISENDNSLDFDLAMSITPYFGLEPVRAESIFAEVKHAVSGWRKLATKYGISKSEQDTMTRAFRY; encoded by the coding sequence ATGGTAACGCAGCGCGATATATACGTATATATGGACTGGCCCGAGGATGCGGAGCCGGTCTATATGGGTGTACTCCATAGTGAAATGATCTGGGGCAAAGAGGTCTTTTCCTATGAGAACGATCCCGCATGGCTGGCCCATCCCCGTTTTCGTGCGTTGGATCCCGACCTGTCGGCATTTGCGGGGAAGCAATACCAACCTTCGGATAAGAGCAATTTCGGATTGTTCCTCGATTCCGCACCGGACCGCTGGGGGCGTACGCTTATGCGCAGGCGGGAAGCTATCAACGCCCGGTTGCAGGACCGAAAACCGCGAACGCTTACCGAGTCGGATTACCTGATGGGCGTGTATGACGGCAATCGCATGGGGGCCCTGCGCTTCAAGTTCTCGAAAGAGGGGGAATTCATGGATAACGAGCGGTCGTTGGCAACACCGCCCTGGGCATCGATCCGGGAATTGGAACATGCCAGCCTGCAAATAGAGCGGGAAGATCATGTCGATACGCCGGAGCATACGCGATGGATCGATATGCTCGTCGCACCCGGTTCGTCATTGGGCGGGGCAAGGCCGAAAGCCAACGTAGTGGATGAGAACGGACGCTTATGGATCGTCAAGTTCCCGAGCGCCGGAGATACGAAAGATTCCGGGGCATGGGAGATGGTTACGGCCGAGTTGGCCCGCTCGTGTGGTATCGAGATGTCCGAATGCCGGGCGCAGCGCTTCGGAAGCCGGCACCATAGTTTTATGACCGAGCGTTTTGACCGGACCGATACGGGCCGGCGGATACATTTCGCCTCGGCCATGACATTGCTCGGTTATACGGACGGTGCAAGCCATACGGAAGGAGCCAGCTACCTCGAACTGGCCGAATGGATCATCGCCAATTGTGACGATACGGACCGGAACCTGGAACAGCTTTGGCGCAGGATTGTGTTCAATATCGCGGTTTCGAACTGCGACGACCACCTGCGGAACCACGGGTTTATACTTACGCCACAGGGCTGGCGATTATCACCGGCCTATGATCTGAACCCTGACGAGTACGGCATTGGACTGAAGCTCAATATCTCGGAGAATGACAATTCACTGGATTTCGATCTGGCTATGAGTATCACGCCGTATTTCGGGTTGGAGCCCGTCCGTGCGGAATCAATATTCGCAGAGGTCAAACATGCCGTTTCGGGTTGGAGAAAACTCGCTACTAAATATGGTATTTCCAAGTCCGAGCAGGATACCATGACGAGGGCGTTTAGGTATTGA
- a CDS encoding helix-turn-helix domain-containing protein, whose protein sequence is MKRALLPSQRKTLTVLGENIKLARLRRELSSEQVAERAGISRNTLTKIERGEEGVAMGYYFRVLAILGLEKDLLLVAKDDELGRALQDAKLVVGERVSKKR, encoded by the coding sequence ATGAAACGGGCATTATTGCCGAGCCAACGGAAGACGCTTACGGTTCTGGGCGAAAATATAAAGCTGGCACGCCTGCGCCGGGAACTATCCTCGGAGCAGGTGGCCGAGCGCGCCGGAATCTCCCGTAACACCCTAACCAAGATCGAGCGGGGTGAGGAGGGAGTTGCGATGGGATACTATTTCCGGGTACTGGCTATCCTCGGGCTGGAAAAAGATTTGCTACTTGTCGCTAAAGACGACGAACTGGGGCGTGCCCTTCAGGATGCCAAACTCGTGGTCGGTGAAAGGGTTTCCAAAAAACGATAA
- a CDS encoding hybrid sensor histidine kinase/response regulator transcription factor, giving the protein MGKFYPLVLAFCCGVFPLCAQSIHFDRLDINDGLSQNTVTSIIQDDKGFMWFGTKDGLCRYDGKSFKTFMHDPRLTAGLGNSLIKRLVQDHDHRIWVGTDSGLYIYDPETEHFSGVPLYAADGKPVTKPISILDCDREGRVWIVVENGDVFCYDPQTREVERRYKPRKPLRSLASDKNGVIWFAGYGGGLYCTEDLFRTVKPFLDADGREIYPQDIISFICLSDYNEMYLGLEERGVAKVDLVSGTVTRLRLSDNPDAPLFVRHILPYSPEELWIGTESGIVVYNVRTRRYQHLKSSPYDPYSLSDNAVYSLCKDREGGLWIGSFFGGINYLPQRNSDFEKYYHTDDPHSLRGRRVREICPGSDGRLWIGTEDAGLYTFDPATGSFGFFAPSREFSNVHGLLMDGDDLWVSTFSKGIRVIDTRTGRIRKYDNDNKPGRLFSNYVFALYKTNGGRIYVGTMHGLQYYNRETDRFLYVPEINGGKMVRDIREDSNGNLWVGTSSNGVYRYDARNDVWTQFLHDDDDPDSLPYDNITGIFEDSGRRIWLTTEGSGFCRFDPAGNTFVRYTSSDGMPSDVVFQIIEDDRGYFWITTDRGLALFDPRAGRVRQVYTVTDRLLSNQFNYKSGYKSPDGTIYFGCIEGLISFNPETLLGRKTDYVPPIYITDFSLLDEKVAVGGRNSPLRKSIICSDSIRLKHDQNSLSLQIAALSYREPQTSRLLYKLEGFDDQWRQCTPGSATITYSKIPYGKYSFRVRLPAGSDHAGPEAEKRLFIEVSPPFYLSAAAYVVYGLLALGALVLIRIYYTRRNVRRQQQHIQAFEREKERELYNAKISFFTNIAHEIRTPLTLIKGPLENILGRQMTDWSMAEDLIVMDRNTNRLLDLTNQLLDFQKIEKERLSLNLTRQNVTDIVEETFYRFSSSAKQQHKTFELDPGEGAIHAQVDREAFTKILSNLMNNALKYSETMIRVGLSVAGDAFRVTVTNDGEVVPPEMREAIFAPFFRHTRKEESTGTGIGLALSRSLAELHHGTLAMEADTELNVFVLTVPLCRQEAEAVVETVSAEDAESISDERGDPGWEAYSVLVVEDNPEMCAFIRRQVSESYSVLTAGNGVEALELLEKNYVNVIISDIMMPKMDGIEFCRQVKTDLRYSHIPLILLSAKTNLRSKISGMDAGADAYVEKPFSSDYLLSVIANLIKSRQMLSEAFSKNPLVLANTVATSSVDTDFIVRLQEIIQANLSDPEFKINDIAEMVHMSRASFYRKIKGVLNMTPNDYLRLERLKTAARLLRDKRYHINEVCYMVGFSSTSYFAKCFQKQFGVLPKKYASE; this is encoded by the coding sequence ATGGGAAAATTTTATCCGCTTGTCCTGGCGTTTTGTTGCGGCGTTTTTCCGCTCTGTGCGCAGTCGATCCATTTCGACCGGCTGGACATCAACGACGGATTGTCGCAGAATACGGTCACCTCGATCATTCAGGATGACAAAGGCTTCATGTGGTTCGGCACGAAGGACGGCCTGTGCCGTTACGACGGGAAATCGTTCAAGACCTTCATGCACGATCCCCGTCTCACGGCCGGACTGGGGAACAGCCTGATCAAACGTCTCGTCCAGGATCACGACCACAGAATCTGGGTCGGCACCGACTCGGGGCTTTATATCTACGATCCCGAGACGGAGCATTTCTCCGGCGTGCCGCTCTACGCTGCCGACGGGAAGCCGGTCACCAAGCCCATTTCGATTCTCGACTGCGACCGGGAGGGCCGCGTCTGGATCGTCGTGGAGAACGGCGACGTTTTCTGCTACGATCCGCAGACCCGTGAGGTCGAACGCCGCTACAAGCCGCGGAAGCCGCTGCGCAGCCTCGCTTCCGATAAGAACGGGGTCATCTGGTTCGCCGGCTACGGCGGCGGGCTTTACTGCACCGAGGACCTGTTCCGGACCGTGAAACCGTTCCTCGACGCCGACGGGCGGGAGATTTATCCCCAGGACATCATCTCCTTCATCTGTCTGAGCGACTACAACGAGATGTACCTCGGGCTGGAGGAGCGCGGCGTGGCGAAGGTGGACCTCGTCTCCGGAACGGTTACCCGCCTGCGGCTGTCGGACAACCCCGATGCGCCGCTGTTCGTGCGCCATATCCTGCCGTATTCGCCCGAAGAACTGTGGATCGGAACCGAGTCGGGCATCGTTGTCTACAACGTCCGCACCCGGCGTTACCAGCATCTGAAAAGCTCCCCGTACGATCCCTATTCGCTCTCCGACAACGCCGTGTATTCGCTTTGCAAGGACCGCGAGGGCGGGTTGTGGATCGGTTCGTTCTTCGGGGGCATCAATTACCTGCCCCAACGGAACTCCGATTTCGAAAAATATTACCACACCGACGATCCGCACAGCCTTCGGGGCCGCCGCGTGCGGGAAATCTGCCCCGGCAGCGACGGGCGGCTCTGGATCGGCACGGAGGATGCCGGACTCTACACGTTCGATCCGGCGACGGGTTCGTTCGGCTTCTTCGCCCCGAGCCGGGAGTTCTCCAACGTCCACGGACTGCTGATGGACGGGGACGACCTCTGGGTGAGCACCTTCTCGAAAGGCATCCGGGTGATCGACACCCGGACGGGCCGCATCCGCAAATACGACAACGACAACAAGCCGGGACGGCTGTTCAGCAACTATGTTTTCGCCCTCTACAAGACCAACGGCGGGCGCATCTACGTGGGAACCATGCACGGACTCCAGTATTACAACCGCGAGACGGACCGTTTCCTTTACGTTCCGGAGATCAACGGCGGCAAGATGGTCCGCGACATCCGGGAGGATTCGAACGGGAATCTGTGGGTGGGGACCTCCTCCAACGGCGTCTACCGTTACGACGCGCGCAACGACGTTTGGACGCAGTTCCTGCACGATGACGACGATCCCGACTCGCTTCCCTACGACAACATCACGGGCATTTTCGAGGACAGCGGCCGCCGGATATGGCTCACCACCGAGGGTTCGGGCTTCTGCCGCTTCGACCCCGCCGGGAACACCTTCGTCCGCTACACCTCCTCCGACGGAATGCCCAGCGATGTCGTTTTCCAGATCATCGAGGACGACCGCGGTTATTTCTGGATCACGACCGACCGGGGGCTGGCGCTGTTCGATCCCCGGGCGGGCCGTGTCCGGCAGGTCTACACCGTGACCGACCGTCTGCTGAGCAATCAGTTCAACTACAAGTCGGGGTACAAATCCCCGGACGGGACCATCTATTTCGGGTGTATCGAGGGGCTGATCTCCTTCAACCCCGAGACGCTCCTCGGCCGCAAGACCGACTACGTGCCGCCCATCTACATCACCGATTTCTCGCTGCTCGACGAGAAAGTCGCTGTCGGGGGCCGCAACTCTCCGCTGCGCAAGAGCATCATCTGTTCGGATTCGATCCGCCTGAAACACGACCAGAACTCCCTGTCGTTGCAGATCGCCGCTCTGAGCTACCGCGAGCCGCAGACCAGCCGCCTGCTCTATAAGCTCGAAGGCTTCGACGACCAGTGGCGGCAGTGCACGCCCGGGAGCGCCACGATCACCTATTCGAAAATCCCCTACGGCAAATACAGCTTCCGGGTGCGTCTTCCGGCGGGGTCGGACCATGCCGGCCCGGAGGCGGAGAAGCGTCTTTTCATCGAGGTTTCGCCGCCGTTCTACCTCTCTGCGGCGGCCTATGTCGTCTACGGGCTGCTTGCCCTGGGGGCGCTCGTGCTGATCCGGATTTACTATACGCGCCGCAACGTCCGCCGCCAGCAGCAGCACATCCAGGCTTTCGAGCGCGAAAAGGAACGCGAGCTGTACAACGCCAAGATCAGCTTCTTCACCAACATCGCCCACGAGATCCGCACGCCGCTGACGCTCATCAAAGGGCCGTTGGAGAACATCCTCGGCCGCCAGATGACGGACTGGAGCATGGCCGAGGACCTGATCGTCATGGACCGCAACACCAACCGTCTGCTGGACCTCACGAATCAGCTGCTGGATTTCCAGAAGATCGAGAAAGAGCGTCTGTCGCTCAACCTGACGCGGCAGAACGTGACGGATATCGTCGAAGAGACGTTCTACCGTTTCAGCTCCTCGGCCAAGCAGCAGCACAAGACCTTCGAACTGGACCCGGGCGAGGGGGCGATTCATGCGCAGGTCGATCGGGAGGCTTTCACCAAGATTCTGAGCAACCTGATGAACAACGCCCTGAAATATTCCGAGACGATGATCCGCGTCGGGCTGTCGGTGGCGGGCGATGCGTTCCGGGTCACGGTGACCAACGACGGCGAGGTCGTGCCTCCGGAGATGCGCGAGGCCATTTTCGCCCCGTTCTTCCGCCATACCCGCAAGGAGGAATCGACCGGAACGGGAATCGGGCTGGCGCTGTCGCGCTCGCTGGCCGAACTGCACCACGGCACGCTGGCGATGGAGGCCGACACGGAACTGAACGTGTTCGTGCTGACCGTTCCGCTCTGCCGGCAGGAGGCGGAGGCGGTCGTGGAGACCGTATCGGCGGAGGATGCCGAGAGCATCTCCGACGAGCGCGGCGACCCCGGCTGGGAGGCTTACAGCGTGCTGGTCGTCGAGGACAACCCCGAGATGTGCGCCTTCATCCGGCGGCAGGTGTCGGAAAGCTACTCGGTGCTTACGGCCGGGAACGGCGTCGAAGCGCTGGAGCTGCTGGAGAAGAACTACGTCAATGTGATCATCAGCGATATCATGATGCCCAAGATGGACGGCATCGAGTTTTGCCGGCAGGTGAAAACCGACCTGCGTTACAGCCATATCCCCCTGATCCTGCTGTCGGCGAAGACGAACCTCCGTTCGAAGATTTCGGGCATGGACGCCGGGGCCGACGCCTATGTCGAGAAGCCTTTTTCGTCGGATTACCTGCTGTCGGTGATCGCCAACCTCATCAAGAGCCGGCAGATGCTGAGCGAGGCTTTCTCGAAAAATCCGCTGGTGCTGGCCAATACCGTGGCGACCTCCTCGGTGGACACCGATTTCATCGTCCGGCTGCAAGAGATCATCCAGGCCAACCTCAGCGATCCCGAGTTCAAGATCAACGACATCGCCGAGATGGTGCACATGAGCCGTGCGAGCTTCTACCGCAAGATCAAAGGCGTGCTGAACATGACCCCGAACGACTATCTGCGGCTCGAACGGCTGAAAACCGCGGCCCGGCTGCTCCGGGACAAGCGTTACCACATCAACGAGGTCTGCTATATGGTGGGATTCAGTTCCACGTCCTATTTCGCCAAATGCTTCCAGAAGCAGTTCGGCGTGCTTCCGAAGAAGTATGCGTCCGAGTGA